One Nicotiana tomentosiformis chromosome 4, ASM39032v3, whole genome shotgun sequence genomic window carries:
- the LOC104097578 gene encoding ATP synthase small subunit 6, mitochondrial: MRQFDPWPVFFRREWSRNWPFLVGFAVTGAIITKLSLGFTEEDRKNSKFAMRHKK, translated from the exons ATGAGGCAATTCGATCCGTGGCCGGTCTTCTTCCGCCGTGAATGGAGCCGTAACTGGCCATTCCTCGTCGGCTTCGCCGTCACCGGCGCTATCATCACCAAGCTCTCCCTCGGTTTCACTG AGGAGGATAGGAAGAACTCTAAATTTGCGATGAGGCACAAGAAGTAA
- the LOC104097579 gene encoding probable complex I intermediate-associated protein 30 has product MSRFRSLLQASLNATRRALTWNIEDLVPPSERYIFNFNSKDELKKWHLYSDSEYGGLSSAALEIKDTGNGSTNVGVFSGNLSLDVMEGSKWNMTRSGFCGMRSKKFDGFIDLDGYDTIALKLKGDGRCYISTIYTENWVNTPGQDEDNSWQAFVFVPKENWYIAKIPLTRYVPTWRGNMINAKLEMNPARILGMSLSVNAEGGVPGAKSGPGDFQVEVDWIKALRMQ; this is encoded by the exons ATGTCAAGGTTTCGCTCGCTATTGCAAGCATCGCTGAATGCTACTAGAAGAG CACTCACATGGAACATTGAAGACCTAGTTCCACCAAGTGAAAGATACATTTTCAACTTTAATTCAAAGGATGAGCTCAAGAAATGGCATTTATACTCAGATTCAGAATATGGAG GTCTATCCTCAGCAGCTTTGGAGATTAAGGATACTGGAAATGGATCAACAAATGTTG GTGTTTTCTCCGGAAACCTCTCTTTGGATGTTATGGAAGGATCAAAGTGGAATATGACTCGAAGTGGCTTTTGTGGAATGCGGTCTAAAAAG TTTGATGGCTTCATCGATTTGGATGGATATGACACGATAGCGCTTAAACTTAAAGGAGATGGAAGATGTTATATTTCTACT ATATACACAGAGAATTGGGTCAATACTCCTGGACAAGATGAAGATAATTCATGGCAAGCATTCGTTTTTGTGCCAAAAGAAAACTGGTATATTGCAAAA ATCCCGCTTACTCGTTATGTACCTACTTGGAGAGGGAACATGATAAATGCAAAGTTGGAGATGAATCCAGCTCGAATTCTTGGCATGTCTCTATCTGTCAACGCAGAAGGTGGAGTTCCAGGTGCCAAGTCTGGGCCTGGTGATTTCCAAGTGGAAGTTGATTGGATTAAAGCCTTGCGGATGCAGTAA